In Dehalococcoidia bacterium, the genomic stretch TAGGCCCTCAGCGCCCCCCCAACGACGCCAACGCCGATTATCCCGATGCGCTTGAACTCCAGGTAGTCAGGCAACCTTTCTTTTCTCCTCGCGGCCCCTTGCCGCCAACGGCACTACCGGCGCTAGCGTGGCTGTCGCTGCTGCCCCGGAATCCGCCTCGGCGTGACGCGAAAGCTGCTCTTCCTTCAGCCGCAGCAGGACCTCCTCCAGCAAGCGCCGGTTCCAGCCGACAGCCGTAGCGAGCAGGCCCATTGCGAAGACTTGCGCGCCGAAGAGCACCAGCGCCGCGCCGGCGATAAGGGACTGCACGTGTCCTGCCGCCTCGCCGGTCGCGAAGAGGTACATGTAGCGTGTGAACGGCACCAGGCCCAAAACGACCAGGGCCAGCCCGAGGGCGCCGTAGGCCTGAAAGGGCCTGTATCGCAGGATCGATTGCAGCACAACCGTTCCCGCCCGCCATACGTGACGCGGCAGGCTGCTTATCAGGCGCGACGGCCTCTCGACTGCGCGCGCGGGTAGCGGCACGCTGACAATCTTCAGGCCCTGGTCCAGTGCGCTAAACAGCGTTTCGTGGGTATAGGTGTGTCCGGAGAAGACGTTGAGGCCCAAGGCGGCGCGGCGGCTGTAGGCCCGGTATCCCGAAGAGACGTCGATGCCGTCGATTCTCAGAAGGCGCTGAAGGATGAAGTTGGCAAGCCGGTTGCCGTGTTTATTCGCGGGCTTCATCTTGAGGCCCCGTAGCAGGCGGCTGCCAACGACGATCTCCGCCCTGCCCTCCAGGATGGGCTGGATTAGTTCCGGGATGCGGGTCTGGTCGTAGTGATTGTCCGCGTCCGTGTTTACGATGACGTCAGCGCCCCGGGCCAGCGCCTCCTCGAGGGCGCGCTGGAAAGTGAAGGCAAGGCCCCTGTTGCGGCTGTTGCTGACGACGTAGTCCGCGCCCGCCGCGAGTGCCGCCGCTACGGTGCCATCTGTCGATCCGTCATCGAGCACGAGCACTTCTATCCGGTCGACGCCCTCGATAGTCCGCGGCACTTCGCGGATGACGTCGCCTATTGTGGCTTCCTCGTTCAGTGCGGGTATCGTGACGATGAGCTTCACTGGGCGATTCCTTTCGACGCACCACAGGGATTCTCGGCCTTCTGCCGCTTCCCTTGAGGCCGCTATTGGGGTACCACTTCCCACCCGGCGCCGTTTAGCCTGCCTAACGCTCGCTCGACCACCTCCAGGTCGCCGCCCGCGCGCTCCAGCAAGCCCTCAAGAGCACCCGCAGTGACCCGCAAGGGCGCCTCGATTGGCGTCAGGCGGGTCCGGTCGACCTCATAGATCACTGAGATGTCGACGCCTCCGTAGGAGCTCTGGTGCACTCTCCGGAAGGCGGGATGGGCGTCGAAGTACAGGAGGTAAGAGGGAGAGCTAAAGCCGACATCCGGGGCATTGACGACAACATACGCGACCTCCCGCGCGCGGACTTCTGCGAGCAGGTCCTCCTCCGCCAGGCCGATGTAGTAGCCCTTGCCTGGATAGCGCGCCAAGTACAGCCAATCCTTCCTGGCTCGCGTTGCCAGCGGCTCCCAGCGAAAGAGTGTGCTGCGAGCCCTAAGCGGCTCATCGGCCTCGAGGTCGACCGTCACTAACAGCGTTGGGAGCTGGTGTATGGGAAAGCGGCCTCCGGCGAGGAAGTAGACGTGAGAGTGGTAGACACGAGTGGACATAACCGTTGTCCCCGGAGCCAGGTTCGTCTTCAGCCACTTCGCCGTGTCCGCAGCGATGAGGTTGTCCCAGTCGCCGTCGAAAGATGTTGCTTGCGCGCGTTCGACCCGCCCGAACCCCTGGGCCGCGATGGCGACCAAGGCCAGCGACACGACTGCAGCGCCGGCCGCCGCGAAGAAGGGCGTCCGGTGGGCGTACCCCAGGTCCGCGCCCCAGGACATTAGCCACGCCGCGCCGCAGCCGAGGGCGACAAGACCGAGATACAGCACCGGTGCGGCGTCCCGCAGCGACAGTTCGCGGTTCGCTGCCACGAGCACGAACGGCAGGTAGAGCAGCCAGGCTGCTGTCACCACGCTGGCGCCAGTGTCGCCGCGGAGCGTTCGGCCCGCCGCCCAGAGCAGGGCTGCGCCCATAACCGGGGCGGCCGGCATAGCGGGAACGAGCACGTCCGCGAAGTAAGCTGGGACATCGGACCAGTAGCGAGGGGGATGCTCCCATGACTGCCACTCCAAACCGGCAATGAAGGCGGCACCCCACACCACAACAAGAGCCCACCCCGCGAGTCGCTGTGCGAGGCGCGGCGGCTTGACGACCCACGTCTGCCCTCGGAGGAGGAGGAGAACCAGCGCGAGTACGGCTGCGGAAGCCGCGACCATAGCCATCCTGGTCGTGTCCGCATCGGGGTCGCCCAGCAGGTAAATGGCGCCGGTGTGGTAATAGACCCAGAGCCACCAGCCTGCGCTCGCAATCGCCAGTCCTGCTGACCAGGCGATGAGGCAGGTCCGCCAGTTCGTCGGAGCGCCGCAGAGGAGAAAAGCAACGAGCGGCAGCGGCCCAAGCTGTATCGCCGATTCCTTGGTGAGGACGGCTAGGCCCAGGGCTATGCCTCCCAGCATGTAGGCGCCCGCGCGCGGCCTGTCATTCGCGACGGCGAGCGCGAGCACAGATGCAAGTACAAAGCTGACCTGAACCTGGTCCAGAAACAGACTCACGCCGAGGCCGTTCAGGTAGCTCGAGCTTGCTGCCGCTACGCCCGTCGCTGCCCCCGCGATCGGCCCCGCGAGGCGTCGCGCGATTAAGACCGCCAGAGCCGCGTTGATGACTGTCGCGATGCGCGGCACCCATGTGCCCGCATCTAGCGTACGGCCGCCGACTTCGAACGCGGCAGCCAGGAGGGCCGGGTACAGCGGCGCGCGATGAGTAACAGGGTTGCCCGTTGTGTAAGTCGGGCCCGCGCCCGTGTGGACATTCAGCGCCTCGGCTGCGTACAGAGACTCGTCAGAAGTCAGCCGTCCGCGGGGCGTCGTGAAGACGGGGACGATGCAGATTGCGATGAGGACCAGAGTCGCAGCCCGCATCGCGAGGCCATCGGAGAGCGCCAGGGGGCCGGCTGCGTACTGCGTGGACTGCAAGCTTCGGGTTCCCTCCCTCCTGCGTTATCGACAACAAAGAGGCCGCCCCTCAGGGGCGGCCTCTTACCTGGAACCTTGAGTCCTTACCGGCCGCGCCGGCTGGACACCCAGACCAGGGAGCCAGAACCGAGGAGCGCTGCGCCAAAGCCGATCAGCAAGTAACCAAGGCCGGCGCTCTCGGAGCTGTCAAGATAACCGCCGCTGCCGGCCGAAGGCAGGCTCGCGGGCGCGCTGGCGTCGGGCTGGCTCGCTGGCGCAGAGTCGATGGGTGCAGCAGGCGGCGCAGGCGCCTGCGACGCTGGCGCTGGCTGCGGCTGCCGCGCCAGCTGCTGGATGTTGTGCTCGATAGATGCCGCTTGCTCGGCGTCCGTCTCCGAGCCAAAGGTCTTCGCGGAGGGTACAAGCAGCGTAGCGCCCGCCAGAAGCACCCCGGCAGTCAGCATCGACATGAAGGCCAAACCATTGCGAGTGATTCTCATTGACACTCCTTAGATTGATTGGTGGGACGTGGCTCCCCCTCATTCCAATCTTCGGCACTTGTCGCGAGGTCCTTTAGTTCGGGCGACCAACTTCGCCCGGTTCCTGCCGGGGAAGTCTGGCCAGAAGACGGGCAAGCAGCGGTATCCCGGTGCGTTGCTCCTCTTTAAGGAGGCCGGCGTGGACGCCCGCAGGCTGACGCCGGCGTCGTCCGCACTCCACCACGCGTTCCGGCGTGGCGAAATGCGTGAGCGCGACGTCGTGGTCGAGCATGGGGATCGCCTCGGTCAAGACCTGCAGCTCGTGCACCGTGGTCATCACCGGCGTGCTCTCGTCGATGAGGCCGAGCGAGCGCGCGATCGCAAACTCGAGGTCGGAGAAGCCGCCGCCTTTGCCGAGGCGGGCGCCGTCTTCCCTCACGGCTACAGCGCCGCAGACGACGCCGTCGATGTGCCGCATCTCCTCAGGCCCGACCGGGCGCCCGAACCTAGCCGCCCCCGCTATAGTTGCGGCCTGCGCCTCCCGGCCGGCAAGCCTTCCCGGGTCAAGCTGTATGAAGGGTTTGTCGCCCTGCAGGCGGGGCACGGCCATATAGATGGTCTTGCCCTGCTGGAGGGCGAGCTTGCGCAGCGGCATCTGCGCGTAGTCGGGGTTGCACTTCAGGGTGCGAGCCTGCCTCCACGCCGGCAACGTGGCCAGTATCTCGGCCGCCTTCGAGGCCCCCGCGAAGTTGGGGATTCGGCCGCTGCCGTACGGAAATCGCGCCACACCGGCTTCCTCCAGCCTTCGCCACACCAGGCGCCGAATGCGCGCTTTCTCCTCAGAAGTACTCTCCATGCTTCGGGCAAGGTAACTGTCTGCGAGGGTCTTAGCCAGAGGACGCGAAATCTACCAAACAAT encodes the following:
- a CDS encoding 5-formyltetrahydrofolate cyclo-ligase, translated to MESTSEEKARIRRLVWRRLEEAGVARFPYGSGRIPNFAGASKAAEILATLPAWRQARTLKCNPDYAQMPLRKLALQQGKTIYMAVPRLQGDKPFIQLDPGRLAGREAQAATIAGAARFGRPVGPEEMRHIDGVVCGAVAVREDGARLGKGGGFSDLEFAIARSLGLIDESTPVMTTVHELQVLTEAIPMLDHDVALTHFATPERVVECGRRRRQPAGVHAGLLKEEQRTGIPLLARLLARLPRQEPGEVGRPN
- a CDS encoding glycosyltransferase family 2 protein; this translates as MKLIVTIPALNEEATIGDVIREVPRTIEGVDRIEVLVLDDGSTDGTVAAALAAGADYVVSNSRNRGLAFTFQRALEEALARGADVIVNTDADNHYDQTRIPELIQPILEGRAEIVVGSRLLRGLKMKPANKHGNRLANFILQRLLRIDGIDVSSGYRAYSRRAALGLNVFSGHTYTHETLFSALDQGLKIVSVPLPARAVERPSRLISSLPRHVWRAGTVVLQSILRYRPFQAYGALGLALVVLGLVPFTRYMYLFATGEAAGHVQSLIAGAALVLFGAQVFAMGLLATAVGWNRRLLEEVLLRLKEEQLSRHAEADSGAAATATLAPVVPLAARGREEKRKVA
- a CDS encoding glycosyltransferase family 39 protein, yielding MQSTQYAAGPLALSDGLAMRAATLVLIAICIVPVFTTPRGRLTSDESLYAAEALNVHTGAGPTYTTGNPVTHRAPLYPALLAAAFEVGGRTLDAGTWVPRIATVINAALAVLIARRLAGPIAGAATGVAAASSSYLNGLGVSLFLDQVQVSFVLASVLALAVANDRPRAGAYMLGGIALGLAVLTKESAIQLGPLPLVAFLLCGAPTNWRTCLIAWSAGLAIASAGWWLWVYYHTGAIYLLGDPDADTTRMAMVAASAAVLALVLLLLRGQTWVVKPPRLAQRLAGWALVVVWGAAFIAGLEWQSWEHPPRYWSDVPAYFADVLVPAMPAAPVMGAALLWAAGRTLRGDTGASVVTAAWLLYLPFVLVAANRELSLRDAAPVLYLGLVALGCGAAWLMSWGADLGYAHRTPFFAAAGAAVVSLALVAIAAQGFGRVERAQATSFDGDWDNLIAADTAKWLKTNLAPGTTVMSTRVYHSHVYFLAGGRFPIHQLPTLLVTVDLEADEPLRARSTLFRWEPLATRARKDWLYLARYPGKGYYIGLAEEDLLAEVRAREVAYVVVNAPDVGFSSPSYLLYFDAHPAFRRVHQSSYGGVDISVIYEVDRTRLTPIEAPLRVTAGALEGLLERAGGDLEVVERALGRLNGAGWEVVPQ